Proteins encoded together in one Ferroglobus placidus DSM 10642 window:
- a CDS encoding DUF7090 family protein → MLEDVIRKVEVALANGAEIFLFKVNTKNYAAILSSVLRYFTSFAEGVYVSLNKPCKSLKRILSSSGVNVEKLVFIDCVSREYSYEKEEDCIYVSSPDPVHIQVALTRALEKLNSNHRFVFFDSLSIISLYKSKESMIKFLRQVTGRMRAEGLAVILFTLSGELDESTYAQVFLMSDEVIELV, encoded by the coding sequence ATGCTGGAGGACGTCATAAGAAAAGTCGAAGTCGCTTTGGCAAACGGAGCTGAGATTTTCCTCTTTAAAGTTAATACGAAAAACTACGCAGCAATTTTGAGCAGCGTGCTCAGATACTTTACGAGCTTTGCTGAAGGCGTCTACGTTTCCTTAAATAAGCCTTGCAAGAGTTTGAAAAGAATTCTTTCGTCCTCTGGAGTGAACGTTGAAAAGCTCGTGTTCATAGACTGCGTGTCGAGGGAGTACTCTTACGAAAAAGAGGAGGATTGCATTTACGTGTCTTCTCCGGATCCGGTTCATATTCAAGTCGCCCTGACGAGAGCTTTGGAAAAGCTTAATTCGAACCACAGATTCGTCTTCTTCGACTCCCTCTCTATTATTTCTCTGTACAAGTCCAAGGAGTCCATGATAAAGTTTCTCAGACAGGTTACCGGAAGAATGCGAGCTGAGGGATTAGCCGTCATTTTATTCACCCTAAGCGGAGAGCTTGACGAATCGACCTACGCTCAGGTCTTTCTGATGAGTGACGAGGTGATAGAGCTCGTATGA